The proteins below come from a single Oncorhynchus tshawytscha isolate Ot180627B linkage group LG22, Otsh_v2.0, whole genome shotgun sequence genomic window:
- the LOC112247156 gene encoding IQ motif and SEC7 domain-containing protein 1 isoform X2, which produces MRSSRRSFLPRRSNFYIVETETQCAEPPGAHSDGPYSQTTAYLRGTERYSDSSSGPGPPGPRGPPCVAPPSSASLAWALRTRHQPASLALRKQEEEENKRCKASLSDSYELSTDLQDKKVEMLERKYGGSFVSRRAARTIQTAFRQYRMNKNFERLRSSASESRMTRRIILSNMRLQYSFDDRQPQQQGTGTQTNFTHSVGIGPPHSPDAERTGDYTHLEDSFTKQVKSLADSMDTALTCRSGRDDSQEDFGECVWSSSSNPSSQRGLCERPRGGGGGLSMHGDSTATSYSDVTLYMDDCMPSSPLSLDRAPSSTDTEYWGPGGGVGAREDSRDTEGGGSSNSRRSTPCTECRDYRLRGAHLPLLTIEPPSDSSVDMSDRSDRGSLSRQIYEQEPAGGAGSPQGTLKHSPNTPRSVSTAAAQGQTRAPGRGPPLPTQIPHHVAHHHHHHPHHHHQYPDTPSSSSSPSSPPPPPVLLLLCCAAPGGLEQPCLSDGDNDSLNSTTNSNETVNCSSGSSSQDSLREPLPPLGKQTYQRESRHSWDSPPFNNDVVQRRQYRIGLNLFNKKPEKGIQYLIERGFVSDTPVGIARFILERKGLSRQMIGEFLGNRQKQFNKDVLDCVVDEMDFSGMDLDDALRKFQAQIRVQGEAQKVERLIEAFSQRYCVCNPTLVRQFQNPDTIFILAFAIILLNTDMYSPNVKAERKMKIEDFIKNLRGVDNGQDIPRDLLVGIYQRIQKWELRTNDDHVSQVQAVERVIVGKKPVMSLPHRRLVCCCQLYEVPDPNRPQRTGVHQREVFLFNDLLVVTKIFQKKKTSVTYSFRQSFPLVEMQVHMFQNSYYPHGIRLTSAVLGGERKVLIVFMAPSQQDRTRFVSDLKESIAEVQEMEKYRVESELEKQKGVMRTGLLTGLVGGGVGVKGEVANGTMGRPSLDDNYSAGEGLKRSALSSSLRDLSDGGKRDRRNSVGSLDSTMEGSIISSPQPHQRYPVPGVVPGCYPTEDYRLHRPILSPGTGVGGGPGQQHTAAGTGVGGVPSSVERAGVGSGPGGGNTGSFLGSLFGSKRVKPPSPLIPPGPPYPAPVPPPTTGGPPPHSPSSLCQSEGGPSKIQALHAQYCHTAAVQPPPPYYHHHRYHVQAGPPPLPGGGVPPHILQRGPFPCRPPIGPPHTQLQQLAHLSQLSQHGMQGRYSNMAVGCPPPLSPHSQHSQNPQFTMYHTQPTHSIRAGAMPGKPPLTLSHSHPHPHAHSHTHPGHPLSAAPHPAPTHINLASSLARCPTNISISSRPLPSTPITLRPPPSISPCTLLSLLSPSPSPLPFTPPSTPLSPLCLFALTPQHPGQHQQGPQVTGPGATGTGGSSKSKPINRISTVV; this is translated from the exons ATGAGATCCAGCAGGAGAAGTTTCCTGCCACGCCGGTCTAATTTCTACAT TGTGGAAACAGAGACCCAGTGTGCTGAGCCTCCCGGGGCCCACTCAGACGGCCCCTACAGCCAGACCACAGCGTACCTGCGTGGCACAGAGCGCTACAGTGACAGCAGCAGTGGTCCTGGTCCTCCAGGCCCTCGGGGGCCTCCGTGCGTGGCCCCTCCCAGCTCGGCAAGCCTTGCCTGGGCACTGCGAACACGCCATCAGCCTGCCAGCCTGGCCCTCCgcaagcaggaggaggaggagaacaagagGTGCAAGGCCAGTCTCTCTGACAGCTATGAGCTCTCCACAGACCTGCAGGACAAGAAG gtGGAGATGTTGGAGAGGAAGTATGGTGGATCCTTTGTGAGCCGCAGAGCAGCCCGGACCATCCAGACGGCCTTCCGCCAGTACCGCATGAACAAGAACTTTGAGCGCCTCCGCAGCTCGGCGTCCGAGAGCCGCATGACGCGACGCATCATCCTGTCCAACATGCGGCTGCAGTACTCGTTTGACGACCGCCAGCCGCAGCAGCAGGGGACCGGAACACAGACGAACTTCACACACAGCGTGGGCATCGGCCCTCCTCATTCACCTGACgcagagaggacaggagactaTACACACCTGGAGGACTCCTTCACCAAACAG GTGAAGTCCCTGGCTGACTCCATGGACACCGCCCTGACCTGCCGTAGCGGGCGGGATGACTCCCAGGAAGACtttggggagtgtgtgtggagcAGCAGCAGTAACCCCTCCTCTCAGAGAGGCCTGTGTGAGAGACCccggggggggggagggggcctTAGCATGCACGGAGACAGCACAGCCACCTCCTACAGTGATGTCACTCTATACATGGACGACTGCATGCCCTCCTCGCCCCTCTCACTGGACCGGGCCCCCAGCAGCACAGACACTGAGTACTGGGGCCCTGGGGGAGGCGTGGGGGCCCGTGAGGACAGCAGGGACACTGAGGGAGGGGGTAGCAGTAACAGCCGTCGCAGCACTCCCTGCACAGAGTGTCGAGACTACCGTCTGAGGGGCGCCCACCTGCCCCTGCTCACCATCGAGCCCCCCAGCGACAGCTCCGTGGACATGAGCGACCGTTCAGACCGTGGCTCCCTCAGCAGACAGATCTACGAGCAGGAGCCAGCGGGAGGAGCAGGCTCTCCTCAGGGAACACTCAAACACTCCCCTAACACTCCCCGCTCTGTCTCTACAGCTGCAGCTCAGGGCCAGACCCGCGCCCCTGGCCGGGGGCCCCCCCTGCCCACTCAAATCCCCCACCACGTggcacaccaccatcaccaccaccctcaccaccaccaccagtacccagacaccccctcatcctcctcttcccccagcagccccccaccaccccctgtcctcctcctcctctgctgcgCTGCCCCTGGTGGCCTGGAGCAGCCCTGTCTATCTGACGGGGACAACGACTCTCTCAACTCCACCACCAACTCCAACGAGACGGTGAACTGCAGCTCTGGCTCCTCGTCTCAGGACAGCCTGAGGGAGCCCCTACCCCCTCTGGGCAAGCAGACCTACCAGAGAGAGAGTCGACACAGCTGGGACTCACCGCCATTCAACAACGACGTGGTGCAAAGACGCCAGTACCGCATCGGACTCAACCTATTCAATAA GAAGCCAGAAAAAGGGATACAGTACCTGATCGAGAGAGGCTTTGTGTCCGACACTCCGGTCGGGATCGCTCGCTTCATCCTGGAGAGGAAGGGCCTTAGCAGACAGATGATCGGAGAATTCCTCGGCAACCGGCAGAAACAGTTCAACAAGGACGTACTGGA cTGTGTGGTGGACGAGATGGACTTCTCAGGTATGGACCTGGACGATGCTCTGAGGAAGTTCCAGGCCCAGATTAGAGTTCAAGGAGAAGCCCAGAAAGTAGAGAGGCTCATAGAAGCTTTCAG TCAGCGGTACTGTGTGTGTAACCCGACGCTGGTCCGCCAGTTCCAGAACCCAGACACCATCTTCATCCTGGCCTTCGCCATCATCCTCCTCAACACGGATATGTACAGCCCCAACGTCAAGGcagagaggaagatgaagatAGAGGACTTCATCAAGAACCTCAGAG GAGTGGACAACGGCCAGGACATTCCCAGGGATCTGTTGGTTGGGATCTACCAGCGCATCCAGAAGTGGGAGCTAAGGACCAACGACGACCACGTGTCCCAAGTGCAGGCGGTAGAGAGAGTCATAGTAGGCAAAAAGCCT GTGATGTCTCTGCCACACCGCAGGCTGGTATGCTGCTGTCAGCTGTATGAGGTGCCTGACCCCAACCGACCCCAGAGGACAGGAGTTCACCAACGAGAGGTCTTCCTGTTCAACGACCTGCTGGTG GTGACTAAGATTTTCCAGAAGAAGAAGACTTCTGTGACGTACAGTTTCAGACAGTCCTTCCCTCTGGTGGAGATGCAAGTCCACATGTTCCAGAACTCAT ACTACCCCCACGGTATCCGTCTGACCTCAGCAGTGTTGGGTGGAGAGAGGAAGGTCCTTATCGTGTTTATGGCTCCCAGCCAGCAGGACCGCACCCGCTTTGTCAGTGACCTTAAAGAGAGTATCGCTGAGGTGCAGGAGATGGAGAAGTACAGAGTGGAGT CCGAGTTGGAGAAGCAGAAAGGCGTGATGCGGACTGGCCTGCTGACCGGCTTGGTCGGAGGTGGAGTGGGTGTGAAGGGTGAGGTGGCGAACGGCACAATGGGAAGGCCCAGTCTAGATGACAACTACTCTGCGGGAGAGGGACTCAAACGCTCTGCGCTCAGCTCATCTCTCCGAGACCTATCAGATGGAg GGAAACGTGATCGCAGAAACAGTGTTGGCTCCCTCGACAGTACCATGGAA GGTTCCATCATTAGCAGCCCCCAGCCGCACCAGCGTTACCCGGTTCCGGGCGTGGTCCCAGGCTGCTACCCTACAGAAGACTACCGGCTGCATCGCCCCATCCTGAGCCCCGGaacgggggtggggggtgggccGGGGCAACAACACACCGCTGCTGGGACGGGAGTTGGGGGGGTTCCCAGCAGTGTAGAGAGAGCGGGGGTGGGGAGCGGCCCTGGGGGGGGCAATACGGGCTCCTTCCTGGGCTCTCTATTCGGCAGCAAACGCGTCAAGCCGCCAAGTCCCCTTATACCACCGGGGCCACCCTACCCCGCCCCTGTCCCCCCACCCACTACGGGAGGGCCCCCTCCTCACTCCCCATCATCTCTGTGCCAGTCGGAGGGGGGCCCTTCCAAGATCCAGGCCCTGCATGCTCAGTACTGCCACACGGCCGCTGTGCAGCCCCCTCctccctactaccatcaccatcgCTACCACGTCCAAGCTGGCCCTCCTCCCTTGCCAGGCGGGGGCGTGCCCCCTCATATCCTTCAGAGAGGGCCGTTCCCCTGTCGCCCTCCTATTGGCCCCCCTCACACCCAGCTCCAGCAGCTGGCCCATCTCTCCCAGCTTTCCCAGCATGGCATGCAGGGTCGCTACAGCAACATGGCGGTGGGCTGTCCTCCCCCCCTTTCTCCTCACTCCCAACATTCTCAGAACCCCCAGttcaccatgtaccacacacagcccacacactcTATCAGGGCAGGCGCCATGCCAGGCAAACCTCCTCTGACTTTGTCTCACTCCCACCCGCACCCCCACGCACACTCCCACACCCATCCCGGGCACCCCCTCAGTGCCGCGCCGCACCCCGCCCCCACCCACATCAATCTCGCTTCATCTTTGGCACGCTGCCCCACCAACATCAGCATCAGCAGCCGTCCGCTTCCGTCAACACCCATCACGCTGCGCCCGCCGCCCAGTATCAGCCcctgtaccctcctctctcttctatccccctccccctccccactcccctttACCCCCCCTTCTACCCCCTTATCCCCCTTATGCCTCTTTGCCCTCACCCCCCAGCACCCCGGTCAGCATCAGCAGGGGCCCCAGGTGACGGGACCTGGGGCGACTGGCACAGGCGGCAGCTCCAAATCCAAACCTATCAACCGGATCAGCACGGTGGTGTGA
- the LOC112247156 gene encoding IQ motif and SEC7 domain-containing protein 1 isoform X3, with protein sequence MLERKYGGSFVSRRAARTIQTAFRQYRMNKNFERLRSSASESRMTRRIILSNMRLQYSFDDRQPQQQGTGTQTNFTHSVGIGPPHSPDAERTGDYTHLEDSFTKQVKSLADSMDTALTCRSGRDDSQEDFGECVWSSSSNPSSQRGLCERPRGGGGGLSMHGDSTATSYSDVTLYMDDCMPSSPLSLDRAPSSTDTEYWGPGGGVGAREDSRDTEGGGSSNSRRSTPCTECRDYRLRGAHLPLLTIEPPSDSSVDMSDRSDRGSLSRQIYEQEPAGGAGSPQGTLKHSPNTPRSVSTAAAQGQTRAPGRGPPLPTQIPHHVAHHHHHHPHHHHQYPDTPSSSSSPSSPPPPPVLLLLCCAAPGGLEQPCLSDGDNDSLNSTTNSNETVNCSSGSSSQDSLREPLPPLGKQTYQRESRHSWDSPPFNNDVVQRRQYRIGLNLFNKKPEKGIQYLIERGFVSDTPVGIARFILERKGLSRQMIGEFLGNRQKQFNKDVLDCVVDEMDFSGMDLDDALRKFQAQIRVQGEAQKVERLIEAFSQRYCVCNPTLVRQFQNPDTIFILAFAIILLNTDMYSPNVKAERKMKIEDFIKNLRGVDNGQDIPRDLLVGIYQRIQKWELRTNDDHVSQVQAVERVIVGKKPVMSLPHRRLVCCCQLYEVPDPNRPQRTGVHQREVFLFNDLLVVTKIFQKKKTSVTYSFRQSFPLVEMQVHMFQNSYYPHGIRLTSAVLGGERKVLIVFMAPSQQDRTRFVSDLKESIAEVQEMEKYRVESELEKQKGVMRTGLLTGLVGGGVGVKGEVANGTMGRPSLDDNYSAGEGLKRSALSSSLRDLSDGGKRDRRNSVGSLDSTMEGSIISSPQPHQRYPVPGVVPGCYPTEDYRLHRPILSPGTGVGGGPGQQHTAAGTGVGGVPSSVERAGVGSGPGGGNTGSFLGSLFGSKRVKPPSPLIPPGPPYPAPVPPPTTGGPPPHSPSSLCQSEGGPSKIQALHAQYCHTAAVQPPPPYYHHHRYHVQAGPPPLPGGGVPPHILQRGPFPCRPPIGPPHTQLQQLAHLSQLSQHGMQGRYSNMAVGCPPPLSPHSQHSQNPQFTMYHTQPTHSIRAGAMPGKPPLTLSHSHPHPHAHSHTHPGHPLSAAPHPAPTHINLASSLARCPTNISISSRPLPSTPITLRPPPSISPCTLLSLLSPSPSPLPFTPPSTPLSPLCLFALTPQHPGQHQQGPQVTGPGATGTGGSSKSKPINRISTVV encoded by the exons ATGTTGGAGAGGAAGTATGGTGGATCCTTTGTGAGCCGCAGAGCAGCCCGGACCATCCAGACGGCCTTCCGCCAGTACCGCATGAACAAGAACTTTGAGCGCCTCCGCAGCTCGGCGTCCGAGAGCCGCATGACGCGACGCATCATCCTGTCCAACATGCGGCTGCAGTACTCGTTTGACGACCGCCAGCCGCAGCAGCAGGGGACCGGAACACAGACGAACTTCACACACAGCGTGGGCATCGGCCCTCCTCATTCACCTGACgcagagaggacaggagactaTACACACCTGGAGGACTCCTTCACCAAACAG GTGAAGTCCCTGGCTGACTCCATGGACACCGCCCTGACCTGCCGTAGCGGGCGGGATGACTCCCAGGAAGACtttggggagtgtgtgtggagcAGCAGCAGTAACCCCTCCTCTCAGAGAGGCCTGTGTGAGAGACCccggggggggggagggggcctTAGCATGCACGGAGACAGCACAGCCACCTCCTACAGTGATGTCACTCTATACATGGACGACTGCATGCCCTCCTCGCCCCTCTCACTGGACCGGGCCCCCAGCAGCACAGACACTGAGTACTGGGGCCCTGGGGGAGGCGTGGGGGCCCGTGAGGACAGCAGGGACACTGAGGGAGGGGGTAGCAGTAACAGCCGTCGCAGCACTCCCTGCACAGAGTGTCGAGACTACCGTCTGAGGGGCGCCCACCTGCCCCTGCTCACCATCGAGCCCCCCAGCGACAGCTCCGTGGACATGAGCGACCGTTCAGACCGTGGCTCCCTCAGCAGACAGATCTACGAGCAGGAGCCAGCGGGAGGAGCAGGCTCTCCTCAGGGAACACTCAAACACTCCCCTAACACTCCCCGCTCTGTCTCTACAGCTGCAGCTCAGGGCCAGACCCGCGCCCCTGGCCGGGGGCCCCCCCTGCCCACTCAAATCCCCCACCACGTggcacaccaccatcaccaccaccctcaccaccaccaccagtacccagacaccccctcatcctcctcttcccccagcagccccccaccaccccctgtcctcctcctcctctgctgcgCTGCCCCTGGTGGCCTGGAGCAGCCCTGTCTATCTGACGGGGACAACGACTCTCTCAACTCCACCACCAACTCCAACGAGACGGTGAACTGCAGCTCTGGCTCCTCGTCTCAGGACAGCCTGAGGGAGCCCCTACCCCCTCTGGGCAAGCAGACCTACCAGAGAGAGAGTCGACACAGCTGGGACTCACCGCCATTCAACAACGACGTGGTGCAAAGACGCCAGTACCGCATCGGACTCAACCTATTCAATAA GAAGCCAGAAAAAGGGATACAGTACCTGATCGAGAGAGGCTTTGTGTCCGACACTCCGGTCGGGATCGCTCGCTTCATCCTGGAGAGGAAGGGCCTTAGCAGACAGATGATCGGAGAATTCCTCGGCAACCGGCAGAAACAGTTCAACAAGGACGTACTGGA cTGTGTGGTGGACGAGATGGACTTCTCAGGTATGGACCTGGACGATGCTCTGAGGAAGTTCCAGGCCCAGATTAGAGTTCAAGGAGAAGCCCAGAAAGTAGAGAGGCTCATAGAAGCTTTCAG TCAGCGGTACTGTGTGTGTAACCCGACGCTGGTCCGCCAGTTCCAGAACCCAGACACCATCTTCATCCTGGCCTTCGCCATCATCCTCCTCAACACGGATATGTACAGCCCCAACGTCAAGGcagagaggaagatgaagatAGAGGACTTCATCAAGAACCTCAGAG GAGTGGACAACGGCCAGGACATTCCCAGGGATCTGTTGGTTGGGATCTACCAGCGCATCCAGAAGTGGGAGCTAAGGACCAACGACGACCACGTGTCCCAAGTGCAGGCGGTAGAGAGAGTCATAGTAGGCAAAAAGCCT GTGATGTCTCTGCCACACCGCAGGCTGGTATGCTGCTGTCAGCTGTATGAGGTGCCTGACCCCAACCGACCCCAGAGGACAGGAGTTCACCAACGAGAGGTCTTCCTGTTCAACGACCTGCTGGTG GTGACTAAGATTTTCCAGAAGAAGAAGACTTCTGTGACGTACAGTTTCAGACAGTCCTTCCCTCTGGTGGAGATGCAAGTCCACATGTTCCAGAACTCAT ACTACCCCCACGGTATCCGTCTGACCTCAGCAGTGTTGGGTGGAGAGAGGAAGGTCCTTATCGTGTTTATGGCTCCCAGCCAGCAGGACCGCACCCGCTTTGTCAGTGACCTTAAAGAGAGTATCGCTGAGGTGCAGGAGATGGAGAAGTACAGAGTGGAGT CCGAGTTGGAGAAGCAGAAAGGCGTGATGCGGACTGGCCTGCTGACCGGCTTGGTCGGAGGTGGAGTGGGTGTGAAGGGTGAGGTGGCGAACGGCACAATGGGAAGGCCCAGTCTAGATGACAACTACTCTGCGGGAGAGGGACTCAAACGCTCTGCGCTCAGCTCATCTCTCCGAGACCTATCAGATGGAg GGAAACGTGATCGCAGAAACAGTGTTGGCTCCCTCGACAGTACCATGGAA GGTTCCATCATTAGCAGCCCCCAGCCGCACCAGCGTTACCCGGTTCCGGGCGTGGTCCCAGGCTGCTACCCTACAGAAGACTACCGGCTGCATCGCCCCATCCTGAGCCCCGGaacgggggtggggggtgggccGGGGCAACAACACACCGCTGCTGGGACGGGAGTTGGGGGGGTTCCCAGCAGTGTAGAGAGAGCGGGGGTGGGGAGCGGCCCTGGGGGGGGCAATACGGGCTCCTTCCTGGGCTCTCTATTCGGCAGCAAACGCGTCAAGCCGCCAAGTCCCCTTATACCACCGGGGCCACCCTACCCCGCCCCTGTCCCCCCACCCACTACGGGAGGGCCCCCTCCTCACTCCCCATCATCTCTGTGCCAGTCGGAGGGGGGCCCTTCCAAGATCCAGGCCCTGCATGCTCAGTACTGCCACACGGCCGCTGTGCAGCCCCCTCctccctactaccatcaccatcgCTACCACGTCCAAGCTGGCCCTCCTCCCTTGCCAGGCGGGGGCGTGCCCCCTCATATCCTTCAGAGAGGGCCGTTCCCCTGTCGCCCTCCTATTGGCCCCCCTCACACCCAGCTCCAGCAGCTGGCCCATCTCTCCCAGCTTTCCCAGCATGGCATGCAGGGTCGCTACAGCAACATGGCGGTGGGCTGTCCTCCCCCCCTTTCTCCTCACTCCCAACATTCTCAGAACCCCCAGttcaccatgtaccacacacagcccacacactcTATCAGGGCAGGCGCCATGCCAGGCAAACCTCCTCTGACTTTGTCTCACTCCCACCCGCACCCCCACGCACACTCCCACACCCATCCCGGGCACCCCCTCAGTGCCGCGCCGCACCCCGCCCCCACCCACATCAATCTCGCTTCATCTTTGGCACGCTGCCCCACCAACATCAGCATCAGCAGCCGTCCGCTTCCGTCAACACCCATCACGCTGCGCCCGCCGCCCAGTATCAGCCcctgtaccctcctctctcttctatccccctccccctccccactcccctttACCCCCCCTTCTACCCCCTTATCCCCCTTATGCCTCTTTGCCCTCACCCCCCAGCACCCCGGTCAGCATCAGCAGGGGCCCCAGGTGACGGGACCTGGGGCGACTGGCACAGGCGGCAGCTCCAAATCCAAACCTATCAACCGGATCAGCACGGTGGTGTGA